One region of Streptomyces sp. CG4 genomic DNA includes:
- the asnB gene encoding asparagine synthase (glutamine-hydrolyzing) yields MCGITGWVSFERDLTKETDVLESMTQAMAARGPDGAGIWCDRHAALGHRRLAIIDLAGGAQPMTATTPEGTVALSYSGEVYNFVELRGELRRRGHRFRTSSDTEVVLSAYLEWGASFVDRLTGMYAFAVWDGRTDQLLLVRDRLGIKPLYYHPTDDGILFGSEPKALLAHPAVSRTVDLDGIREIVLGVKTPGAAVWQGMRELLPGHLLTVGRAGVRDHTYWRLRAQPHTDDRATTCARVRELLRDAVREQLVADVPRCVLVSGGLDSSAIAGFASGEPTERGARLRSFSVDFVGHSEHFVPDAYNINPDAPYVRALAGHLRTDHTDLVLDPAAAADPDVRRACVTARDLPVGRGDLDHSLYLLFQAIKGHSTVALSGEGADEMFGGYWWFHDRGVSEAAGFPWLTAALGTVRQDRPYLPDDLRAALDIPEFAAQRYRDAVAETPVLDGESPGQRRARELLHLHLTRSLGGMLDRKDRLSMAVGLEVRVPFCDHRIAEYAFNIPWATHVFDGREKSVLREAARPVVPEAIRARTKSPYPMTHDPRYLRALQDQARDILAAPGHDVFTLVDASAARRAVETAPESAPHRGRHRLVLEKLLDLHVWLELYRPKLLTG; encoded by the coding sequence ATGTGCGGAATCACGGGCTGGGTGTCGTTCGAGCGGGACCTCACCAAGGAAACCGACGTACTGGAATCCATGACCCAGGCCATGGCGGCGCGCGGCCCCGACGGCGCCGGCATCTGGTGCGACCGCCACGCGGCCCTGGGCCACCGACGGCTGGCGATCATCGACCTCGCGGGCGGCGCCCAGCCGATGACCGCCACGACACCCGAGGGCACCGTGGCCCTGTCGTACAGCGGAGAGGTCTACAACTTCGTGGAGCTGCGCGGCGAGTTGCGCCGACGCGGCCATCGCTTCCGTACCTCCAGCGACACCGAAGTGGTCCTGTCCGCCTATCTGGAGTGGGGCGCATCCTTCGTCGACCGGCTGACCGGCATGTACGCGTTCGCCGTCTGGGACGGCCGCACCGACCAGCTGCTGCTGGTGCGCGACCGCCTCGGCATCAAACCGCTGTACTACCACCCTACCGACGACGGGATCCTGTTCGGCTCCGAGCCCAAGGCCCTGCTGGCCCATCCCGCCGTGTCCCGGACCGTGGACCTCGACGGCATACGGGAGATCGTGCTCGGTGTGAAGACACCGGGCGCCGCGGTGTGGCAGGGCATGCGCGAGCTACTGCCCGGCCACCTGCTCACCGTCGGCCGCGCGGGCGTGCGGGACCACACCTACTGGCGACTGCGGGCCCAGCCGCACACCGACGACCGGGCCACCACCTGCGCGAGGGTACGCGAGCTGCTCCGGGACGCGGTGCGGGAACAGCTGGTCGCGGACGTGCCCCGCTGCGTACTGGTCTCCGGCGGCCTGGACTCCAGCGCCATCGCCGGATTCGCGTCCGGTGAACCCACGGAACGGGGAGCGCGGCTGCGCTCGTTCTCCGTGGACTTCGTCGGGCACAGCGAACACTTCGTACCGGACGCGTACAACATCAATCCCGACGCCCCCTACGTCCGCGCGCTCGCCGGCCACCTCCGCACCGACCACACCGACCTGGTACTGGATCCGGCGGCGGCGGCCGACCCGGACGTGCGCCGCGCCTGCGTGACCGCACGCGACCTGCCCGTCGGGCGCGGCGACCTGGACCACTCCCTCTATCTGCTCTTCCAGGCGATCAAGGGGCACTCCACGGTCGCGCTGTCCGGTGAGGGCGCCGACGAGATGTTCGGCGGCTACTGGTGGTTCCACGACCGCGGGGTCAGCGAGGCCGCCGGCTTCCCCTGGCTCACAGCGGCGCTCGGTACGGTGCGGCAGGACCGGCCGTATCTGCCCGACGACCTCCGGGCCGCCCTGGACATACCGGAGTTCGCGGCCCAGCGCTACCGCGATGCGGTCGCCGAGACGCCCGTCCTCGACGGTGAGAGCCCCGGACAGCGGCGCGCCCGCGAACTGCTCCACCTCCACCTGACCCGCAGCCTCGGCGGGATGCTCGACCGCAAGGACCGGCTGAGCATGGCCGTGGGTCTGGAGGTCCGCGTCCCCTTCTGCGACCACCGGATCGCCGAGTACGCCTTCAACATCCCCTGGGCCACCCATGTCTTCGACGGCCGCGAGAAGAGCGTGCTGCGGGAAGCGGCGCGGCCGGTCGTACCGGAGGCCATCCGCGCGCGCACCAAGAGCCCGTATCCGATGACCCACGACCCGCGATACCTGCGCGCACTCCAGGACCAGGCGCGCGACATTCTCGCCGCTCCGGGCCACGACGTGTTCACCCTGGTCGACGCGAGTGCCGCCCGCCGCGCAGTCGAGACGGCCCCGGAGAGTGCCCCGCACCGCGGGCGCCACCGCCTGGTGCTGGAGAAGCTGCTCGATCTGCACGTCTGGCTGGAGCTGTACCGGCCGAAGCTCCTCACCGGCTGA
- a CDS encoding winged helix-turn-helix domain-containing protein: MSSYPALSPQPAPSPSPAPGRLPIPAAALRGSPSVAARQPRRSGAEHAVPVLRWPEQTPEVERCRVHGIPRLLLVEPAAPPPVCVDPLEDWVRAPAGERDLQARRAALRARAERRKPVIDEHHVLHYAGRALPLAAGEADLVRLLLDDYRSVVGRAELTARMWPGGTERRNALDVRVLRTRRRLAPLGLVIKTVWRTGYMLDTRRDGDRDDVKSKV, from the coding sequence GTGTCCTCGTATCCCGCACTGTCACCGCAGCCCGCGCCCTCGCCGTCCCCGGCACCCGGCCGGCTCCCGATCCCCGCCGCGGCTCTTCGGGGCTCCCCGTCCGTCGCGGCGCGGCAGCCCCGCAGGTCCGGCGCCGAGCACGCGGTGCCCGTACTGCGCTGGCCCGAGCAGACCCCGGAAGTCGAGCGGTGTCGTGTGCACGGGATTCCGCGGCTGCTGCTCGTCGAGCCGGCGGCACCGCCGCCGGTCTGCGTCGACCCGCTGGAGGACTGGGTCCGGGCGCCGGCGGGCGAGCGGGATCTGCAGGCGCGCCGGGCCGCTCTGCGGGCCCGTGCGGAGCGCCGCAAGCCGGTGATCGACGAGCACCACGTCCTTCATTACGCCGGGCGGGCCCTTCCGCTCGCGGCCGGCGAGGCGGATCTCGTACGCCTGCTGCTCGACGACTACCGGTCGGTGGTCGGCCGGGCCGAACTCACCGCCCGGATGTGGCCGGGGGGCACCGAACGCCGCAACGCCCTGGACGTGCGGGTGCTCCGGACCCGCCGCCGACTCGCCCCTCTGGGTCTGGTGATCAAGACCGTATGGCGCACCGGCTACATGCTCGACACCCGCAGAGACGGCGATCGTGATGACGTCAAGTCGAAGGTGTGA
- the panD gene encoding aspartate 1-decarboxylase, translated as MLRTMLTAKIHRATVTQADLHYVGSLTLCADLMDAAGLLPGEKVDIVDINNGNRLSTYIIEGPRGTGVVGINGAAARLINPGDLVIIIGYGIVADIEAAKVRPRVVFVDADNKITSLGSDPAEPLDDGETFRGDHLYVD; from the coding sequence ATGCTCCGCACCATGCTCACCGCCAAGATCCACCGCGCCACCGTCACCCAGGCCGACCTGCACTACGTCGGCTCGCTCACCCTGTGCGCGGACCTGATGGACGCCGCCGGCCTGCTGCCCGGCGAGAAGGTCGACATCGTCGACATCAACAACGGCAACCGCCTGTCGACGTACATCATCGAGGGCCCGCGGGGCACCGGTGTGGTCGGCATCAACGGTGCCGCCGCGCGCCTGATCAACCCCGGCGACCTGGTCATCATCATCGGGTACGGCATCGTCGCGGACATCGAGGCGGCCAAGGTCAGGCCCAGGGTCGTCTTCGTGGACGCCGACAACAAGATCACCTCCCTGGGCTCGGACCCCGCCGAGCCGCTCGACGACGGGGAGACCTTCCGCGGTGATCACCTCTACGTCGACTGA
- a CDS encoding family 2B encapsulin nanocompartment shell protein: MSQPEQPDHSAARAQLSLGIAAARNLATTTKTVPQMQGISSRWLLRMLPWVEVKGGTYRVNRRLVYEIGDGRVTFVQEGTAVKVVPAELGELPLLRGFGDEAVLRALAERCEQREYEPGQVIARQGLAVGHVHLIAHGKVEKLVPGQFGEESRRGVVSDGGFLGGQMVAEEPGTWEFTARALTACTVLELPRAAYEEVAGRNEGLRAHVRRRQAEKLRPQNKKGEAAIDLASGHTGEPVLPGTFVDYELRPREYELSVAQTVLRVHSRVADLYNDPMDQVEQQLRLTIEALRERQESELVNNPEFGLLHNADYSQRISTHSGPPTPDDMDELLSMRRGTKVFFAHPRAISAFGRECNKRGLAFDTAEVGGHPVPAWRGVPLLPCGKIPVSEQGTSAILAMRLGEGEQGVVGLRQTGIPDEYEPGLNVRFMGINEQAIISYLVSTYYSAAVLVPDALGVLENVEVFGTLS; this comes from the coding sequence ATGTCGCAGCCGGAGCAGCCCGACCACTCAGCGGCCCGGGCACAGCTCAGTCTCGGGATCGCCGCCGCGCGGAACCTGGCGACCACCACCAAGACCGTGCCGCAGATGCAGGGCATCAGCTCACGGTGGCTGCTGCGCATGCTGCCCTGGGTGGAGGTGAAGGGCGGCACGTACCGGGTCAACCGGCGGCTGGTGTACGAGATCGGGGACGGCCGGGTGACGTTCGTCCAGGAGGGGACCGCGGTCAAGGTCGTCCCCGCCGAGCTGGGCGAACTGCCGCTGCTGCGCGGCTTCGGCGACGAGGCCGTGCTGCGGGCCCTGGCCGAGCGGTGCGAGCAGCGGGAGTACGAACCCGGCCAGGTCATAGCCCGGCAGGGCCTGGCCGTCGGCCATGTCCACCTGATCGCGCACGGCAAGGTCGAGAAGCTCGTCCCCGGCCAGTTCGGTGAGGAGTCCCGGCGCGGCGTGGTGTCCGACGGCGGGTTCCTCGGCGGGCAGATGGTCGCGGAGGAGCCGGGCACCTGGGAGTTCACGGCTCGCGCGCTGACGGCGTGCACGGTGCTGGAGCTTCCCCGTGCGGCGTACGAGGAGGTGGCGGGCCGGAACGAGGGGCTGCGGGCCCACGTCCGGCGGCGCCAGGCGGAAAAGCTAAGGCCGCAGAACAAGAAGGGCGAGGCGGCCATCGACCTGGCCTCCGGTCACACCGGCGAGCCGGTGCTGCCGGGCACGTTCGTCGACTACGAACTCCGGCCCCGCGAATACGAGTTGAGCGTCGCGCAGACGGTCCTCCGGGTGCACAGCCGGGTCGCGGACCTCTACAACGACCCGATGGACCAGGTCGAGCAGCAGCTGCGGCTGACCATCGAGGCCCTGCGCGAGCGCCAGGAGTCCGAGCTGGTCAACAACCCCGAGTTCGGGCTGCTCCATAACGCCGACTACAGCCAGCGCATCTCGACGCACTCCGGCCCGCCCACCCCGGACGACATGGACGAGCTGCTCAGCATGCGGCGCGGGACCAAGGTGTTCTTCGCCCACCCCCGGGCCATCTCCGCCTTCGGCCGTGAGTGCAACAAGCGCGGTCTCGCGTTCGACACCGCCGAGGTCGGCGGACACCCGGTACCGGCCTGGCGCGGCGTCCCCCTCCTTCCCTGCGGCAAGATCCCGGTCTCGGAGCAGGGCACCTCCGCGATCCTCGCGATGCGGCTGGGCGAGGGCGAGCAGGGCGTCGTCGGCCTGCGGCAGACCGGGATCCCGGACGAGTACGAGCCGGGCCTGAACGTCCGGTTCATGGGCATCAACGAACAGGCGATCATCTCCTACCTGGTCAGCACCTACTACTCGGCGGCCGTTCTCGTGCCCGACGCGCTCGGCGTTCTGGAGAACGTCGAGGTCTTCGGCACCCTGTCGTAA
- a CDS encoding long-chain fatty acid--CoA ligase: MTERKGMNGMEGTKGEHGAAERANGPDTLAHLARRGAERWPTAPALRWRGADGDWRHISYAETRDASEEIARGLMGLGLRPGDRVAIQSTLRPEWTFALLGAAASGLVLVSLLPTTVPEEIAHVLGDSGATAVICEDAAQLAKIRAAGPRLPQLRHIVLIEEPEQCGAGSAATGSTGDPLRDDGTMTLDQLRRLGQTTVSSAELRSRQDAVRPDDVLVVLYTSGTTGPKKGCALSHGNYVSVLRAHPAPPRRPDGAATTGHGTIFVVTGPHTIALLMQVLTWWSGYTLAYFSGGSPEHIPAELREIRPTILPLVPLALEKIHGAVLAHRTQRERQQLVEAARTGLRMREMRARGAHVPDGLRRWFEDAEEGLFAEVRDHFGGAVRRVTVSGAHVSQDILAFFLGCGVPIVESYGMTETAAAVTSNTPDDYRLGTVGKPLPGIEVDIAPDGEVLVRGGNVFRGYWGYDEGEFGAVRDGWLHTGDLGEIDADGYLRLTGRKKELIQLSNGMAVTPHPLERELRASPLISNAVLYGEGRPHLVALLTLDERQARVWAAERGLPAALPDLVREPELLRALNEVVTRANSALQEYFRAKAFTVLERDLSVSEGELTISLKVARPVVHERFRERYEALYD, translated from the coding sequence ATGACCGAGAGGAAGGGAATGAACGGCATGGAGGGAACGAAGGGTGAACACGGTGCGGCGGAGCGCGCGAATGGTCCGGACACCCTCGCCCACCTGGCGCGACGGGGCGCCGAGCGGTGGCCGACGGCTCCGGCCCTGCGCTGGCGGGGCGCCGACGGCGACTGGCGCCACATCTCGTACGCCGAGACCCGGGACGCCTCCGAGGAGATCGCCCGCGGGCTGATGGGGCTCGGTCTCCGGCCGGGCGACCGGGTGGCGATCCAGAGCACACTACGCCCGGAGTGGACGTTCGCCCTCCTCGGCGCGGCGGCCTCGGGGCTGGTGCTGGTCTCCCTGCTGCCCACGACGGTGCCGGAGGAGATCGCACACGTCCTCGGCGATTCCGGCGCGACGGCGGTCATCTGCGAAGATGCCGCTCAACTGGCCAAGATACGGGCCGCCGGGCCCCGGCTGCCCCAACTGCGGCACATCGTGCTGATCGAGGAGCCGGAGCAGTGCGGAGCCGGCAGCGCAGCGACCGGGAGCACGGGCGATCCGCTCCGGGACGACGGCACGATGACGCTGGATCAGCTCCGTCGGCTCGGGCAGACGACCGTTTCCAGTGCGGAGTTGAGGAGCCGCCAGGACGCGGTGCGCCCCGACGATGTGCTGGTCGTCCTCTACACCTCGGGAACGACCGGGCCGAAGAAGGGCTGCGCCCTGTCCCACGGCAACTACGTCAGCGTCCTGCGCGCGCATCCGGCGCCGCCGCGCAGGCCCGACGGCGCAGCGACCACGGGCCATGGCACCATCTTCGTGGTCACCGGTCCCCACACCATCGCCCTGCTGATGCAGGTGCTGACCTGGTGGTCGGGGTACACCCTGGCCTACTTCAGCGGTGGCTCCCCGGAGCACATCCCGGCCGAGCTGCGGGAGATCCGTCCCACGATCCTTCCGCTGGTGCCGCTCGCACTGGAGAAGATCCACGGTGCGGTCCTGGCACACCGCACGCAGCGGGAGCGGCAGCAGCTGGTGGAGGCGGCGCGCACCGGACTGCGGATGCGCGAGATGCGCGCCCGCGGAGCACACGTCCCGGACGGGCTCCGGCGCTGGTTCGAGGATGCCGAGGAGGGGCTGTTCGCCGAGGTGCGCGACCACTTCGGCGGCGCGGTGCGGCGGGTGACGGTGTCCGGAGCCCATGTGTCCCAGGACATCCTCGCGTTCTTCCTCGGCTGCGGCGTGCCGATCGTGGAGAGCTACGGGATGACCGAGACGGCCGCCGCGGTGACCTCCAACACCCCCGACGACTACCGGCTGGGCACGGTCGGCAAACCGCTCCCGGGAATCGAGGTCGACATCGCACCGGACGGCGAGGTGCTGGTGCGCGGCGGCAACGTCTTCCGCGGCTACTGGGGTTACGACGAGGGGGAGTTCGGCGCCGTACGCGACGGTTGGCTGCACACCGGCGACCTCGGTGAGATCGATGCGGACGGCTATCTGCGTCTCACCGGACGGAAGAAGGAGCTGATCCAGCTCTCCAACGGCATGGCGGTCACCCCCCATCCGCTGGAACGTGAGCTGCGTGCCAGCCCCCTGATCTCCAACGCGGTGCTCTACGGCGAGGGGAGGCCCCACCTCGTAGCGCTGCTCACTCTCGACGAGCGGCAGGCCCGGGTGTGGGCCGCGGAGCGCGGGCTGCCGGCCGCTCTGCCGGACCTGGTCCGCGAGCCGGAACTGCTGCGTGCGCTCAACGAGGTGGTCACCCGCGCCAACTCCGCGCTCCAGGAGTACTTCCGGGCCAAGGCGTTCACCGTCCTGGAGCGCGATCTGTCCGTGAGCGAGGGAGAGCTGACGATTTCCCTGAAGGTGGCCCGTCCGGTCGTGCACGAACGCTTCCGCGAGCGGTACGAGGCCCTCTACGACTGA
- a CDS encoding ATP-binding protein, whose amino-acid sequence MTTEHHATAAEHAEAWYRKQAMTADPEQIGCVRRSVTAFMRHCGWGQLAGRAVLCVTEMLTNVRRHADSDECTLLVHCSPSGVRIVVSDDSRDLPVLREPDPLSEGGRGMFLLSHTADAWGATPTATGKDVWVEFRAASGEGAAGAARTGTAPPLRPRTG is encoded by the coding sequence ATGACGACCGAGCACCACGCGACCGCCGCCGAGCATGCGGAGGCCTGGTACCGCAAGCAGGCGATGACCGCGGATCCGGAGCAGATCGGATGCGTACGTCGAAGCGTCACCGCCTTCATGCGGCACTGCGGTTGGGGACAGCTGGCCGGCAGAGCCGTCCTCTGCGTCACGGAGATGCTGACCAACGTGCGCAGACACGCGGACTCCGACGAGTGCACACTCCTGGTCCACTGCTCGCCGTCCGGCGTACGCATCGTGGTGAGCGACGACAGTCGGGATCTCCCCGTCCTGCGCGAACCCGACCCGCTCTCGGAGGGCGGGCGCGGCATGTTCCTCCTCTCGCATACCGCCGACGCCTGGGGCGCCACCCCGACCGCCACCGGCAAAGACGTGTGGGTCGAGTTCCGGGCGGCTTCCGGGGAAGGCGCCGCGGGCGCCGCACGTACCGGCACCGCGCCTCCCCTACGCCCGCGGACCGGGTGA